The Gossypium hirsutum isolate 1008001.06 chromosome A13, Gossypium_hirsutum_v2.1, whole genome shotgun sequence nucleotide sequence taatttttttttttaaattcgactAGCAAGCTCCAAGTGACAACTTAACATTTAGTATGATGGACTAGTACCATTCGATTAGTAGAAGAATATACATTAGATCTAAGTCGATTTGACAATCAATGTCAAAAATCGGAGAAGAAAACTGTTTGAGTTTTAATTCGTAAATTCGTaatattcaaagttgtttcatgaaaaaaatgaacATAAAAGGCCATATATTGGcgattttaatagtttaatgacttaaatgaaaatatttaaataatttaatgactattttataattttttttaagttgagtgaacctttaataatttattttaacttctctaaaaacaattaacaaaaaaaaaactttccaaAACCATCAAAGCTGAAAACCTTTTGATTAACATTAATCAGCATTTAAATATGAGCAGCAGTCACCACAGCAGCTTAGAGTTAGAGCTAGCCCTCTAGCCACTGCCGCCGCCACCACTTCTATACCTTTTGGTTCCTTTTTCACTGTCTCACCTGAATTCCTCCTTGTGCTCGATAATGGCCTCCCTCAGCCACCCTCTCAAACCCCATTTTCTTTCCACCCCAAAACACAAACTCCAACCAAAGAAGCTCCCCACCAAGGTCCGCATGTCTTTCCAAGAATCGGGCCCATCCGTTGCCGTCGTTGGTGTCACTGGCGCCGTAGGCCAAGAATTCCTCTCCGTCCTCTCCGACCGTGACTTTCCTTACCGTTCCCTCAAGCTCCTTGCCTCCAAACGCTCCGCTGGCAAGTCCATTTCCATCCAGGACCGTACCTTCACTGTCCAAGAACTAACTTCCGATAGCTTTAATGACGTCGACATCGCGCTTTTCAGTGCTGGTGGGTCGATAAGCAAGGAGTTCGGTCCCATTGCGGTTGAGAAAGGTGCCATCGTGGTAGATAACAGCTCTGCGTTTCGCATGGTTGATGGGGTGCCTTTGGTTATTCCTGAAGTGAATCCAGAAGCAATGGGTGGGATTAAAGTTGGGATGAAAAAGGGTGCTTTGATAGCAAACCCGAATTGTTCTACAATTATTTGCTTAATGGCTGCTACCCCACTTCATCGCCGTGCCAAGGTATTagataaatttcctttttttttctcggGATGGGGTTATttacttgtaaatatttatacattttgatTGGTAAGGAATGTGGTTTTGCTTTGTTTGTTCGTTAATGcgttttgttttttattaaattagatggATAATTCTTTAAAGCTTGTTGAAAGCTTCGAATAGTCGAAAATTTATAGTTGTTGAGATATTCCCTGGAATAACAACAATTTTAGTCATTTGTTATAGGTTTGGTTCTTTTGTTTGTAAAAGGAGAATATAATGTAATGTAATCTAGGCAAGAAATTGAAGACATATTGAGTTTGAATGAAATGAGATGAACAATTGATCGCTTGTAAAAGCTATTGGGTATTTGAATCTTTAGCGTAGGATGTTTTTTGTTCTTGTAAAGCTTTTGTTGGTTTCAATGCTTAAGTTATAATTATACTGCATCAAGCTGCTTAAACATCTGATGCTTGCCTGTGGTATTTTCCAGGTGACTCGTATGGTGGTTAGTACATATCAGGCAGCTAGTGGTGCTGGTGCTGCTGCCATGCACGAGCTTGAGCTACAAACTCGTGAGGTTGTTTGATTCCGTTTTGTTTTCTCCTTTCTCCTTTCTCCTTTTCCgttttgttgtttatttttatatgagaTTTCGTTCTAAATTGATTCCTTGTGGTATTTTATATTAGGTCTTGGAAGGAAAACCGCCGACTTGTAATATCTTTAAGCAGCAAGTATGTACATTCGTTTACAGTATCAGTAGTTAGCAATATCTTTTACATCTCTCTTGGTATCTTATAATTGTCTCTTCTCTTTTACTTTTGCAGTATGCTTTTAATTTGTTCTCACATAATGCCCCTGTTCTCGAGAATGGATACAATGAAGAGGAGATGAAAATGGTAAAAGAGACAAGGAAAATCTGGGTAAGTAATTGAAGTTTctgatatataaaattatgtaAGATGTCTTTTGCATTTGGAAGTGAGATCGAGAAGGAAAAATCATCTCATAAAAGTATGTTTTGTCTTGCATGATTGCCCTCACTTGTTTCTTAGAATGATGCTGATGTTAAAGTCACTGCTACATGCATACGAGTCCCTGTGATGCGTGCGCATGCTGAAAGTGTCAATCTTCAGTTCGAGAAGCCACTTGATGAGGTAATATTTTATGATTTGCGGATTTACAATTTTATCTtcaatatatgaaataaaagtgaCAAAAAAGTTGCAagatttgactctttttttt carries:
- the LOC107913502 gene encoding aspartate-semialdehyde dehydrogenase; translated protein: MASLSHPLKPHFLSTPKHKLQPKKLPTKVRMSFQESGPSVAVVGVTGAVGQEFLSVLSDRDFPYRSLKLLASKRSAGKSISIQDRTFTVQELTSDSFNDVDIALFSAGGSISKEFGPIAVEKGAIVVDNSSAFRMVDGVPLVIPEVNPEAMGGIKVGMKKGALIANPNCSTIICLMAATPLHRRAKVTRMVVSTYQAASGAGAAAMHELELQTREVLEGKPPTCNIFKQQYAFNLFSHNAPVLENGYNEEEMKMVKETRKIWNDADVKVTATCIRVPVMRAHAESVNLQFEKPLDEDTAREILKNAPGVIVIDDRISNHFPTPLEVSNKDDVAVGRIRQDLSLEGNQGLDIFVCGDQVRKGAALNAVQIAELLL